The following is a genomic window from Nymphaea colorata isolate Beijing-Zhang1983 chromosome 3, ASM883128v2, whole genome shotgun sequence.
GGTACACTGGTACGCCAAAACAGGTACGCGAGTATGTTTTGGtatgtttggatttgattttggatCAAAACCAGATATATAAATTCGCCATGACGCTCGacttttcttctccctctccatctTCCTTGATCTTTCGGCGGGTTCTTGGCCAGCTGGCAACAGACATCCGGCGGGAGCTTAGGCAGCCACTGGGACGGACGTCCGGTGGGAGCTTGGGCAGCCATTGGCAACTAACGGAGAGTCGGCGacaacatgttttttcatttggctGTTTTTAGGGTTACCCCAGGTTTGACAGCTTGGGCAACTCGATTGagtgttgttttgttttgtctgTCGACTTGTTCGatgttgttttatgtttttctaatATATTTAAGTTACTTGCTTAATTAATTATCTTTGTTATAGTATGGCTGCTACTTCAACGAAACTACTTCTACACCTACAAGttcaatgatatcatcaaatttttcaattttttgaattagaaatatataattatcatcTACCATAATTTGCAAAAACGTTGTACATGTACCTCTGTACTCATACCAACACCTACCTGACagcaaaaaaccaaaaaaggaaaaaaaaaaaaaaaggcagaaaaacaAAGCcatgaaacttgaaaaaaaaaaacaaagggtaAAAAGACATTTCAAGAAGAaggaatctctctctttctctctccctctctcgtatGGAATGGAGAATAGTAAGCTCCATGATTCTATAAATTAACAGCCGCAATTGGTTAGTGCGCAGGGGggaggaaaaatggaaaaattgaCGCAATGGCATATAATACAGCGAACCAACAGTTCACATGTCATGCCCTTTGGTCTGAAATTGTGAGGCTTGAAACACCTGTTAATGAAAGGGAGATTGCCTGAAGTAGACGCTTGTAGTACGGTGGAACCCAATTTCATAAAATCGAACGGCTAATATACCTGGGTATGACATGTTTGTGCGTGGAGCCTgatttattaatatatttaacaagttttcttaattttcaaaaatcttgcAACGGCATctgtatattttttcatttttaaggtTTTGCCTTAGTCCCCATGTTTAAGAGGGAGTGTTATTTTTCTTCGATCTGTATGGTCGTAAATAGAAGAACATTTTACATTTGTCTTGGAACCTtccaagtaattttttttttttttcatcttcttcattcaCTCTCCTCGCGCCGTgagagtgtgtgagagagagggccAGAGACAGTCCAAATCTTTCTATTACATCATAAACATCTCTTAGCAAAGATCTACCTTTATATCGAACGtttcatgtcttttttttttcttagtttaatCGTAGTGTTTTGTCTAACTACGATATGTAATCAGCAGCTTTTGGTTGAAGATGCATTTGCCGATGTAACTTTGTTTGGACTCTTATACTTTTATAGTAACATTATACTCTTAATCATCTCTCCTATtttgttaacatatatattttttattttgtcggTTCCCTCTCTCACCATGTCTTTGGAATGAGCGGTTCTCAACATTCGAGTGGTGGGTCTCATTAGCATATGACTTGTTGTGAAGGGACTACTAAAATATTGTAGGATCACTTCTATAAGATTTGGTGAGATATTATAGGTTAGATAGCACATAcatgttttaaattatttaattttatcTCTTACAGATTATACATATAACATAAGCTGCATGTCATATCCACCCTTTACCGAGTTCAATTCAATCGGACCCTACCTAATCTGATTCAAACTGGGACCCCATTTTCAAAACCCAACTCAGGTCAATTTATATGTATTCAGTTTGTTTTATATCGGACTCAGTTATGAAACTGCATGCAAATTCAAACTCGATTGGCAATCAGATCCAAAACTCTTTACCAAAAGCCAAAGGCAAATGGATCGCACATCAGATCGGCAATCGGGTATAGTGAATCCGGGAGGAACCTATTTCTCGGTAGTTCCATTTTGTTCACAAAGACAAGTGCTGACCAGATGGGCTGCACATTATTAGCCTGCCCTTGTCCACTTGACTTTGATCCACATGACCTACATCCAGAATATAGAGAAAGAAGTCTCATGAATCGTGAGCTGGATCAGATCCAAGAGTGTCATGGATCTAGGGGTGGAGCCAAAGCCATacttaatatataattttaaatgtttaaaaagcACTCGtatattaatgagaaaaataaacattttttttttttggattgtcTAAACAAATTGCCCGCACCTACTTTTTCTCCTACGAAAAACCAAAATGCCCAGCAATTGCCTGAACAAACGTATGAAGTTAGTGTTTTGTGGTCCAAGATCTTCTTCGACAGAAGTTTTGTGTGGTGTATTGTGGCACCAAGTGTCAGGTAAAGCGGCTCTGGACGTTTCTTAAAAGCGGTGGGTCCCACTAATTAGTACTATGGAATCGGCCACAAATTGAACACGTAGCAAAGCGATTTAATTTGGTGGTGGACCTAAGGGTGTTACGCGtcattttctcaatatttttaaaaatttattttccaattaTTTAAACCTTTTGTAGTTTACCAATTCACAACTGATTCAACCAAATTTAGTGGCTCAGCAAATTTTACCGATAGATCGGTTTTTTAAAAACAGCGCCAcccatttcttttgttttatatcaaataaGACATCCGATTCGATAAGTTAGGCTGAGTATAATCTGCTTAAAATGAGCTAAATGATGTCTACAAGTGTCAATAAGCTAGATTTGGGGAGTGTATCATCTGAATGATTAAGCCCTCCCTTCTGGGAAGGGCGATCCTAATTGGAATTAAGGTTTTGTTAGTGTGTGCAATGTTTTCTCTCTCGTAAATCTCTAGAATTGGTAACAGCAGCTGCCACAGTGTGTCGTTAACTTGATACCGTGTTCCAATATTTCAAACTTGGTGATATTTTTGTCGCCTCTAACGAATGAATGCAGTCTTTTTGGACATATTTAGCTCATTTTGCATAAACGATGGCAAAGTTTAATATGATCTGCGTCCGCCTTCAGCGTGAAGGTCAAAagagcttttatatatatatatatatatatatatatagtgaattaCATGTGCAAAAGCCAGAAACATTAGATTGGCCTTCTCTAAGGTAGTTGAGAATGGCCGCCCAATTGCTGCATATATCTTGGTACAATGAACATGATCCATGGTTCATAATCGTAAAAGTTTTCCTTTCTACAGAAAATTTATTCTACATAATTATTTAGTCTTAAcaattgatcaaatgaatgaaagaCAAGGATCTGAGGAAGCTCAAAAAGCTGTACAGTAAGCAGCTCAGGTTGTCAGTCACTTCAATGGCTCAGATGACTACTTCTgcgaaaatgaaaagaaataaacttaGCACCTCTAGTCACAAATGGCCCAGCCTGAAAAAACATTGCCCTTCATTGTATCAATGTCGATATCGGGAGAGAAAATGACTTTATAGGCAAGTTCTTTAGCACCCTCCAAATTCAACTGTCATAACAAAGGAATCTATCAATTAAAAAGTTAACGGTTCCTCTGCTACCGACGGCAAATTATGTTGTCACAAAGCATTTGGAAGCAACATGTGACAAACTTGTGCATACTGGACAACCGTTTCCACCGAAGAATTTAAAGATTTATTATCCACAAACAAGTGCTTTTCAACATGGAAGAAAAGGCCTTGTTGATTGACACATGGGTACATCATTTCATAAAAGCTTGCCGGCCATAAACTATTGACACTTGGACAGATAGGTTTCATAAAAATTCACTTATGTGTTATGAAAATCTAGAAGACCCATTGAGCAGCACCAAAGCATTCTCAAGAAGCCAACAATTTTAGGTATCAACTGTGAAGATATAGAAATTTCCACCGTGTTTTCGACCAAAAATGTGCCCGAAATGAACAGGGCTACAATGTTCATAAAATTTGGATAATAGATGTAAAGTCACGCAGCATTGTTTCTATTTCTGCAAAATATGAACTATGCCTAATGACAACGACACAAGCTGTCTTGACACTACTACTAACCTTTTTGCTATGGCAGCACACGATTGTTTCTATTTCTGCAAAATATGAACGGACATGCACAAGGGAAAGCAACTTAGCGGAGTTAACGAACTTTTTTTCTGACGATAGTGCGAGATTAAGGAGAACTAATATCAGCAGTCCTAAAATGctttcataataaaatatagCGGCATCCAGTAGTGCCAAGCTAGAACTATCTTCATGAGAAATAGTCAATTTTTCAAGCAAGGACCTAACAATGTGCTTAATCTAGCTGATTGAGGTTTACTTGCATCAGGTTCATCAAAATAGTGAATTTGTTACTCAATAACAAGAGAACGGCTTAAAAGAATAGCATCATCCAGTTGCATTTGTGCTGGTTTGAAAAAACCAATTATTTAACAATAAGGTTCTAAGAAAAGTTTCAGGTGAGAACTGATCATTTTAAAATCTTCAGAAAACAGAAGAGTAGGATAACACAGTAGTCGTACGGAAACGTGAAGTGACCGAAGTGGAAAAAAGAACGAAAATTGGACAGTCAACAAAAGGAAGCCAGGTGGCCATGGAACTAAATGAAAGACTAAGCATGTCCCGTATCATGTTTGAGGAGCAGGAAGTACCTTCGACACAAGCTTGCTAAAACCTTCCAGTAACCGGTCCTAACAGTGTTTGTCTAATCAAAAGCAAGAGCTCTAACTGCAGACAAGCTAGAATAGCATAGAAGAATAAACAAATTACTCGGCAATAAGGTCCCAAAAGTGCTTTTGTGATTAAGCATAGGCACAGTGAACTGCAGAGAAGCTAGCTCCATGATCATGGGAAGAAACCAATTGATCAACAGGAAAAATTAGTACAGCAAGTACCTGTAACCGGCTACATATCTCAATAACTTCAGCAATGGGAGCCCAATCACCAAAATTCCTCTCCACAAACTGGTAGGCCACACCACTTTTCCCACTAGCAACCACGAAAAGCCCACCGTTGACATTTCCATCACCGTTCACATTGGAGTCGAGACCCGTTGCTTTAGCCCGCCAGTAATTTGCAATTGCCTGTGGGTTCAGAAGGAATCCCGTCACGAAATTGTGCCTTATCACCTTCCCTCCACCAAGAGCCTTGAAGAACCCCATGTTGCTATCCAGAATCACAGCTCCTCCCCAGTATCGAGGCCAGAAATCTTTCACCTGTGGATAATGATAAAGCCAGTTAGTCTCAGGAAGCTCACGCCCCAGAAAATACTTGGGGGCAGGCATACCTCTGACTCTATTTGTTGATGAAGAACCGCAATCAGCTGAACTCCCATAGCATCAAAGACGGGTTTCCTTGAATAGAATTggtgagcttgagctcggcaCATGATGCACCTAGAATATTATGGATTCCAAATTACAATAGGGGACAATTACTGGTCTACTGCAACCAGGAGACGACCTGAAAAGAGGCTATGAAAGACAGAACCCACACAAAATGGTGAAACAAAAAGTGATAATCAAGGTTAGTTACCCAGGCCGCCGAAGACACAGCAATACAACTGGCCTTTCATGCCATAAATCAGAAGATTTCATGGTCATGGGTTTCAGTTTCACTAGTGGCTCCATACCAATCTTATATTCTGGTACCAGTTTCTGAACTGTGATGTTTTCAATCGTGGAATAAGGGACAACATCCTGAGTCATATGAGGAGGTTTCACTGGATCATCGGGCCTTGGCTCAGCAACTGCCGACGCAACAATACCCTTGAAAGAATGCCCTTCTTTGATTCTCAGTTCCGCTATAGATTTTTCACTAGCAATCGAGTTTGTTCTACGACTTAAGAGTGAAGATGTCTGAATCTTTTGGGATGCAGTATACCTCAACTCACTGCCATTCCAATTGGTGCTTGTCGAAGAAAGAGATCGTCTTCTGTAGGGAGGTTGCGTCGAGATTCCACAGGCGGTGGTTCTGTCAGTGAACCGAGCAATATGGCCTCTTTTCATACCAAATTGCGAAGAAAGAACACTGGCACTACAGTTAAGAAGTTCAGGTAAAGATTTCCCAGATGCTTCCAATGTATCTCCGTATTGCATCAATGAACGGTCGTGTAAATATGATCTGATTTCCAAAGCATCCTTGAGAAAACTCCACAGAAACCaacaaccaaaaaaatagaattatatATCCACAGTGCTTGATCAGGCTTTAAGAAACATTAAACATGACTCGGAAACTTCAATAACCTAAAACAACAAATGCAAAAACtgtaaaaaaagaagaaaatacgCAAACCCACATTGGATATTTCTTTAATATTATTGAAGGTGGTAACGGGCGGCACCTTCAGAAAATGGATCTAAAAAAAGTAAGTTTACCCTTTCACCATCATCTCAGAGAACCTTAGAAGGACCAATATAGTTACAGATCGTCCCCGTTAAGGCCTAAAAAACGCGAATACACAAGACGTTTACGCATAACgatttcctttttctgtatGAAATGGACCAATTTGTCAGGCAAGTGGTTGCATCCCAGTTCACCATGGTAGAAAACAGAGCTAAAATGAAGTTCTACATCACCAAATCAAAcatgagaggaagagaaaggaaagaagaaagctaCTTTCTGCCTGGTAGTCATGTTGATAGCGTGCATGTCCTCCAAGTTCATCAGCTTGAGAGTGGGTACATCATCCCAGCCATCTTCAACAAGCTTGGGGAGTATCTCCCTTAGAACCCCATTGCCCACAAACTCCTCCACAGTGAAAGACGCCATCGGCCGGAGAAGGACGAGCCCAACCACAAACAAACCAGGATAAGTATGGAAGAAACGCCATTATATGTTTCCCCTTCTCACCGTCAGGACCCGTAAAACCGATTAAATTCTCAGAGTGGACCCTGTGCTCTCCAGTAATGGCGTCGCAATAGTAACCACTAGACCGATTGGATGAATCGAGTGCTACGGAACGAAGTGTACTTCTTCCGCAATTATTGTTCGGTTGGCAAGTAGAATCACTCAAGTCTTTTGCATCAAATATGAGAGGCCGTTTGCATCAAGTAAGAGAGG
Proteins encoded in this region:
- the LOC116251539 gene encoding uncharacterized protein LOC116251539 isoform X2; this translates as MASFTVEEFVGNGVLREILPKLVEDGWDDVPTLKLMNLEDMHAINMTTRQKDALEIRSYLHDRSLMQYGDTLEASGKSLPELLNCSASVLSSQFGMKRGHIARFTDRTTACGISTQPPYRRRSLSSTSTNWNGSELRYTASQKIQTSSLLSRRTNSIASEKSIAELRIKEGHSFKGIVASAVAEPRPDDPVKPPHMTQDVVPYSTIENITVQKLVPEYKIGMEPLVKLKPMTMKSSDLWHERPVVLLCLRRPGCIMCRAQAHQFYSRKPVFDAMGVQLIAVLHQQIESEVKDFWPRYWGGAVILDSNMGFFKALGGGKVIRHNFVTGFLLNPQAIANYWRAKATGLDSNVNGDGNVNGGLFVVASGKSGVAYQFVERNFGDWAPIAEVIEICSRLQK
- the LOC116251539 gene encoding uncharacterized protein LOC116251539 isoform X4 encodes the protein MQYGDTLEASGKSLPELLNCSASVLSSQFGMKRGHIARFTDRTTACGISTQPPYRRRSLSSTSTNWNGSELRYTASQKIQTSSLLSRRTNSIASEKSIAELRIKEGHSFKGIVASAVAEPRPDDPVKPPHMTQDVVPYSTIENITVQKLVPEYKIGMEPLVKLKPMTMKSSDLWHERPVVLLCLRRPGCIMCRAQAHQFYSRKPVFDAMGVQLIAVLHQQIESEVKDFWPRYWGGAVILDSNMGFFKALGGGKVIRHNFVTGFLLNPQAIANYWRAKATGLDSNVNGDGNVNGGLFVVASGKSGVAYQFVERNFGDWAPIAEVIEICSRLQLNLEGAKELAYKVIFSPDIDIDTMKGNVFSGWAICD
- the LOC116251539 gene encoding uncharacterized protein LOC116251539 isoform X1, which gives rise to MASFTVEEFVGNGVLREILPKLVEDGWDDVPTLKLMNLEDMHAINMTTRQKDALEIRSYLHDRSLMQYGDTLEASGKSLPELLNCSASVLSSQFGMKRGHIARFTDRTTACGISTQPPYRRRSLSSTSTNWNGSELRYTASQKIQTSSLLSRRTNSIASEKSIAELRIKEGHSFKGIVASAVAEPRPDDPVKPPHMTQDVVPYSTIENITVQKLVPEYKIGMEPLVKLKPMTMKSSDLWHERPVVLLCLRRPGCIMCRAQAHQFYSRKPVFDAMGVQLIAVLHQQIESEVKDFWPRYWGGAVILDSNMGFFKALGGGKVIRHNFVTGFLLNPQAIANYWRAKATGLDSNVNGDGNVNGGLFVVASGKSGVAYQFVERNFGDWAPIAEVIEICSRLQLNLEGAKELAYKVIFSPDIDIDTMKGNVFSGWAICD
- the LOC116251539 gene encoding uncharacterized protein LOC116251539 isoform X5; this translates as MASFTVEEFVGNGVLREILPKLVEDGWDDVPTLKLMNLEDMHAINMTTRQKDALEIRSYLHDRSLMQYGDTLEASGKSLPELLNCSASVLSSQFGMKRGHIARFTDRTTACGISTQPPYRRRSLSSTSTNWNGSELRCIMCRAQAHQFYSRKPVFDAMGVQLIAVLHQQIESEVKDFWPRYWGGAVILDSNMGFFKALGGGKVIRHNFVTGFLLNPQAIANYWRAKATGLDSNVNGDGNVNGGLFVVASGKSGVAYQFVERNFGDWAPIAEVIEICSRLQLNLEGAKELAYKVIFSPDIDIDTMKGNVFSGWAICD
- the LOC116251539 gene encoding uncharacterized protein LOC116251539 isoform X3 — encoded protein: MASFTVEEFVGNGVLREILPKLVEDGWDDVPTLKLMNLEDMHAINMTTRQKDALEIRSYLHDRSLMQYGDTLEASGKSLPELLNCSASVLSSQFGMKRGHIARFTDRTTACGISTQPPYRRRSLSSTSTNWNGSELRYTASQKIQTSSLLSRRTNSIASEKSIAELRIKEGHSFKGIVASAVAEPRPDDPVKPPHMTQDVVPYSTIENITVQKLVPEYKIGMEPLVKLKPMTMKSSDLWHERPVVLLCLRRPGCIMCRAQAHQFYSRKPVFDAMGVQLIAVLHQQIESEVKDFWPRYWGGAVILDSNMGFFKALGGGKVIRHNFVTGFLLNPQAIANYWRAKATGLDSNVNGDGNVNGGLFVVASGKSGVAYQFVERNFGDWAPIAEVIEICSRLQK